The sequence ACAAATGCGCGCACACCGCGCGATAGTGATTGAAGAGTGCTGGTGAGCAGGACAGTTCGCGCAGATTGTGGCGTTCGAGCGCCGCGCGGAAATCACGCAATGCCGCGCCGAACACCGCACGCGCATTATCGGCGCCGGACGGATCGTCTTCCGAGAGCGGCGACAGCCGCACGAGGGCGTCAGCGAAACGCTGCGCGCTCAGCCAACCGGCCGCGCGCAACGCGTGCGACGCACGCAGCAGCGCCGACGTGCTCTCGGTATGTTGTTCGAACGCCAGCAGTGCTTCGGCCAGCGCAAGCTCAGCGGGACGGACCGCGCCACCGCGTGGATTCGGCAAGGCGTCGAAGGAAACGGGTGCGGCGGGTCGTGAAGTCATGAGCGGGCGACAGGAAGCTGACGGGCCGCCGCTTCGCGCCGCACGCTGACTGCTCGGCTAGCGCGCGAACCGGTGACAGGACAATGACAGATTACCGCTGCGGCAGGACACCCACGGCGCGCTCGATGACCTTGCGCGCCGCCGGATCGCAACCTCAGATCTGGACCATCTCGAAGTCTTCCTTGCGCGCGCCACATTCCGGGCAAGTCCAGTTAATGGGAACGTCCGCCCAGCGGGTGCCCGGCGCAATGCCTTCGTCCGGCAAGCCGGCTTCTTCGTCGTAAATCCAGCCGCAAATCAGGCACATCCAGCTTTGATATTCCATTCTTGTGTCGCGCAGTAGAGTCCGTGGAAACGGGAGCCATGATGGTACCGTGTTGCCGCCCCAATGCCTAGCAATCAGAAGCGCGCAAGCGTAGCGCGCGGCAGCCTTTGCTTATGCCGTTTGCGTCGGCTCAAGAAGGCTGTAGCGGCGGCTTGCCGCACCGGTGCTGGCGCTTACACACGACCACGCACGCGGGCGTGCGAAAAAACGCCCCCGCGACGGTTTAGGCCGCATAATTGAGCCAATAGCGCACGGTCCGCGCCCAAATTTAGCTCCTTTTTGCAAATTTTCATGCCCAGCGACACACCTCCGATCGTCCTCACCTTCGGCCTCTCCGATCCCACCGGCGGCTCCGGCCTGCAGGCCGACCTGATGACCCTTGCCAGCATGGGCTGCCATGGCGTCTCCGTGCTCACGGGCTACACCGTGCGCGACTCGGCCAGTTGCGACGAAGTCACCGGACTCGACCCTGAAGTCGTCGCGACTCAAGCGCGGATGCTGCTGGAAGACATGCCGATCGCGGCATTCAAGGTCGGCGCCTGCACGCGTGCGGAAGTGGTGAGCGCGATTGCCGAAGTGGTTGCCGACTACGACGACATTCCGCTGATTCTCGCCCCCGACTTCACGCTCGACGACGAGCACGTGCTCGCCGCCGACGAACTGCGCGAAGCGATCGCCGACCTGCTCGCGCCGCAAACCACGCTGCTGGTTGCGGACGCCACCACGCTGCTCGCGCTGGCCCAGCCCGACGGCGACGCTGAAGCGCCAACCTTGGACGCGGCGATCTCGCATCTGCTGTCGCAAGGCTGCGAATACATTCTGTCGACGGAAACCGGCACGCACCGGCACGTGAATACGCTGTTCAGCGAAGACGGCCAGTTGCGCCAGGACACGTGGGACCGCGGCAGCCATCGGATCATGGGTTTGACGGACACGCTGGGCGCGGCAATCGCCGCGTTGCTGGCCAACGGGCAAGACCCCGCCGAGGCGGTGCGCGAGGCGCAGGAGTATCTGTATCAGGCGGTGCGCAATGCGTTCCGGCCGGGCATGGGCGCGTATCTGCCGGATCGTTTCTTCTGGGCGCGCAGCAGCGACGATGAAACGCCGCCGACCGCCGGCAAAGGTGCAACGCCGGGTGAAGCACGGCATTGAACGCTGGCGTGAGGCGCTGGCGTTTATCGCTGTCGAGATGCGTCAGCCACGGTAGCGCACTGTGCAATCACTAGAAGAAGCCCACATTCGTGCGGGCTTCTTCTTTTTCCGCACGAATCGCGCTGACATTCAACACCCTCGCCCCAAAAGCAAAAACCCGCATTTCTGCGGGTTTTTGCTTTTGGGAAGCTCGCCTCGCAGCGTGCCTCCCCATGTGTTTCCAACCGAGCCTCTGACGAGGCCCAATCGAAATTACATGTCCATGCCCATACCGCCCATGCCGCCGGGCATACCGCCGCCCATCGGAGCATCTTCCTTCGGCAGTTCGCAAACAGCTGCGTCGGTCGTCAGCAGGAGACCTGCCACCGATGCTGCGTTTTGCAGAGCCGTGCGCGTGACCTTCGTCGGGTCCACGACACCTGCGTCAACCAGGTCGACGTACTCGCCGGTTGCTGCGTTGTAGCCGTAGTTGCCCGTACCGGCTGCCACTGCTGCCACCACGACGCTGGCTTCTTCGCCACCGTTCGTGACGATCTGACGCAGCGGTTCTTCCATCGCGCGCAGCACGATCTTGATACCTGCGTCCTGATCGGCGTTAGCGCCCTTCAGACCGGCGATAGCCGTACGTGCGCGGATCAGCGCGACGCCGCCACCAGCCACGATGCCTTCTTCCACAGCTGCGCGCGTTGCGTGCAGTGCGTCTTCGACACGTGCCTTCTTTTCCTTCATTTCGATTTCGGTCGCAGCGCCAACCTTGATCACTGCAACGCCGCCTGCCAGCTTGGCAACGCGTTCTTGCAGCTTTTCACGGTCGTAGTCCGACGTTGCTTCTTCGATTTGCGTGCGAACCTGCTTCACGCGCGCTTCGATCGTTGCACCTTCGCCAGCGCCGTCGATGATCGTGGTGTTTTCCTTACCCACTTCGATGCGCTTCGCCTGACCCAGTTCAGCCAGCGTTGCCTTTTCGAGCGTCAGGCCGGTTTCTTCAGCGATAACTTGACCGCCGGTCAGGATCGCGATGTCTTCCAGCATGGCCTTACGGCGATCGCCGAAGCCCGGTGCCTTCACAGCAACCGTCTTCAGGATGCCGCGGATGTTGTTGACCACCAGCGTTGCCAGTGCTTCGCCTTCGACGTCTTCTGCGATGATCAGCAGCGGACGGCCAGCCTTGGCGACTTGTTCCAGTACCGGCAGCAGGTCACGAATGTTCGAGACCTTCTTGTCGTGCAGCAGCACGAACGGGTTGTCCAGAACGGCGACTTGCTTGTCCGGGTTGTTGATGAAGTACGGCGACAGATAGCCGCGGTCGAACTGCATACCTTCGACAACGTCCAGCTCGTCTTGCAGCGACTTGCCGTCTTCAACCGTGATCACGCCTTCCTTGCCGACCTTGTCCATTGCTTCAGCGATACGATCGCCGATCGACGAGTCGCTGTTAGCCGAAATCGAACCGACTTGCGCGATTTCTTTGTTCGTCGTGCACGGCTTGCTGATCTTGCGCAGTTCTTCGATTGCAGCCGTGACAGCCTTGTCGATACCGCGCTTCAGGTCCATCGGGTTCATGCCCGATGCAACGTACTTCATGCCTTCGCGGACGATCGACTGAGCCAGAACCGTTGCGGTCGTGGTGCCGTCACCTGCGTTGTCGCTGGTCTTGGAAGCCACTTCCTTGACCATTTGCGCGCCCATGTTCTGGAGCTTGTCTTTCAGTTCGATCTCTTTCGCGACCGAGACACCATCTTTCGTGACCGTCGGGCCGCCGAAGCTGCGTTCCAGGACCACATTGCGGCCCTTCGGACCCAGCGTGACCTTCACAGCGTTCGCGAGGATGTTCACGCCTTCAACCATCTTGGCACGGGCGGAATCACCGAATACGACGTCTTTAGCTGCCATCTTCTAACTCCTTGAATTCTTTGGGATATGACTTATGACCGGGAAAAGTAGCGACCAGCGCTTACTTCTGCACCACGGCCATGATGTCTTCTTCGCGCATCACGAGCAGTTCGTTGCCGTCGACCTTGACGGTCTGGCCTGCGTACTTGCCGAACAGGACGCGGTCGCCGACCTTCACGTCGAGCGCGATTTGTGCGCCCTTGTCGTCACGCTTGCCCGGGCCGACTGCCAGAATTTCGCCTTGATCCGGCTTTTCTGCTGCGGCTTCGGGGATCACGATGCCCGACGCAGTCTTGGTTTCTTGATCCAGACGTTTGACGATCACGCGATCATGCAAAGGACGAAGGTTCATACATACTCCTCTCTTGATTGAGACTGAAGAACGCTGAGAAAACCCGGCTGGCGGAGCCAACCGGCGATGTTGTTAGCACTCTCGTGCAGCGAGTGCTAATTATATGGACGGGTGGTGACAAATTCAAGAAGGGATGGGATGTCGAGCTTCACTTAAGTTTGAACCTTGCTCACTCAAGTTCGGACCCGCGACGGGCGTCCGGGACCGCGACGTCACAAATTCACTTTGACAAACAGTGACTTAGCCTCTGAACGGCTGCGCCGTGGAGCCGCGCACGCCAGTCGCACCCGGGGGCATCTCCAGCAAAAACGCTCGTGTAAACCGGGAGATCGGCATTCGGCTAAGGGTAAACCTCGAAATAGATCACGCTCCTCGCTCACGCTCGGGGCGAGGAAATCTTCGACGTCGCGTCCGCGCCGCCTCAGCCGCCCTCGATCCAGCGCGTGCCCGACGCCTTGAGATGGCTGCGAATCGCCGACTGGGCGGCTAGCGGATCACGGTCTTCGAGCGCGCGATAAATCGCCTCGTGCTCCACCAGCGCCGCCGCCCAGGTCTGGCTCGTCTCCGCGTGTCTGCTAAGGCGCGCTGAGATCGGGCTATGCCGCTCGTCGAACAGTTCGGCCATCGAGAGGCAACCACGCTTGCAGGTGCCCTGCGCCCATGCGTCGATCGTGCTGACCGACGATCTGAAGCATGTCGAGCAACTCAAACTATTTTTGCTGAACCTCGGACACACGTTCCTCGCCGAACGCTGGCTGCTCGATGCCCGGCCGCAAGACGAGACGGTCTACCACGCCATGCAGGACCCCGCGCTACGCAATGAACTCGAGGCGGTCTGGATGGACGAGGTGATACCGGTGTTCGAGGCGCAGGGAAAGCGGGAGGATGCGCTTGCGTATCTGGACGAGGTGCGCGACCGCTTCATGAATCCGTTTCTCCATCACAGGATTGCCGACATCGCGCAGAACCATGGCCAGAAAAAACAACGGCGAATCGTGCCCCTGCTGGAGCTGGCTACATCGCTCGCGGCTGGCAGGGGGACCTGGATTCCGCAGGCGCGGTTAAGGTTGGCGACGAAAACGGGCTCGGCACAGGGCTAGTCGAGACGGTTTTGCCGATGCCGTTGACGAGCAGCATGAACATGACTTCCAGATCCTGCTGCGGCACTACCGTTGCGTCCATCTGTTTCAACGCAGCCCCGTCGACTTGAAGCCTCAAAGAAACGGCTCGAGCGCGTTCGCCGCCACGAAGATGGCTAGCGTCTGATTGATGTGGGAGCGGATCTCTCCACGCAAGGCTTCCAGATCCTGTCCTAGCATGGCCCGCATCATGAGCGGCGCCACGATGGCATCCAGCATCTGAGTTGCCAGAATCCGCGCATTGCGCTTGACTGCCGCCCGGGTTCGCGCGTCGCGGGGCTGCCCCGAATGCTCCGTAATCACGGCCGTGACCGCTTCGATCGAGCGCAAGCGGCCTCGTTCGTGCGCCAACTGAGCAAGCAATGGGAATCTCGGCGCATCCGCCACGACCATTCTGATCAGTCCAATCACCTCGTCACTCAACAGACGCGTCACCAGCGCCCGGGTGGCATACGTTAGCCGTTCCAGCAACGAATCGAATTGGGGTGACTCCTGGATGATCCGCATGCTGCGTTCCACGCTTCGTCTCACCACGTCGGCGAAAAGCGCTTCCTTCCCCGCGTAGCGGCTGTAAACCGTGGCCTTGCTGGCGGACGCCTTCTCGGCAATCCGCTCCAACGATGCCCCGGCAAAACCATACTCGAGAAACATCGAAGTCGCGGCATCGAGAATCCGCTCTTCGACCTCGCCCGCCATCGACGCGGACGGGCGCCCTTTTCGTAGAGATGGGCGCGTGCTGGATGGGCAAGCTAC is a genomic window of Paraburkholderia bryophila containing:
- a CDS encoding rubredoxin produces the protein MEYQSWMCLICGWIYDEEAGLPDEGIAPGTRWADVPINWTCPECGARKEDFEMVQI
- a CDS encoding TetR/AcrR family transcriptional regulator is translated as MAGEVEERILDAATSMFLEYGFAGASLERIAEKASASKATVYSRYAGKEALFADVVRRSVERSMRIIQESPQFDSLLERLTYATRALVTRLLSDEVIGLIRMVVADAPRFPLLAQLAHERGRLRSIEAVTAVITEHSGQPRDARTRAAVKRNARILATQMLDAIVAPLMMRAMLGQDLEALRGEIRSHINQTLAIFVAANALEPFL
- the groL gene encoding chaperonin GroEL (60 kDa chaperone family; promotes refolding of misfolded polypeptides especially under stressful conditions; forms two stacked rings of heptamers to form a barrel-shaped 14mer; ends can be capped by GroES; misfolded proteins enter the barrel where they are refolded when GroES binds) yields the protein MAAKDVVFGDSARAKMVEGVNILANAVKVTLGPKGRNVVLERSFGGPTVTKDGVSVAKEIELKDKLQNMGAQMVKEVASKTSDNAGDGTTTATVLAQSIVREGMKYVASGMNPMDLKRGIDKAVTAAIEELRKISKPCTTNKEIAQVGSISANSDSSIGDRIAEAMDKVGKEGVITVEDGKSLQDELDVVEGMQFDRGYLSPYFINNPDKQVAVLDNPFVLLHDKKVSNIRDLLPVLEQVAKAGRPLLIIAEDVEGEALATLVVNNIRGILKTVAVKAPGFGDRRKAMLEDIAILTGGQVIAEETGLTLEKATLAELGQAKRIEVGKENTTIIDGAGEGATIEARVKQVRTQIEEATSDYDREKLQERVAKLAGGVAVIKVGAATEIEMKEKKARVEDALHATRAAVEEGIVAGGGVALIRARTAIAGLKGANADQDAGIKIVLRAMEEPLRQIVTNGGEEASVVVAAVAAGTGNYGYNAATGEYVDLVDAGVVDPTKVTRTALQNAASVAGLLLTTDAAVCELPKEDAPMGGGMPGGMGGMGMDM
- the groES gene encoding co-chaperone GroES; translation: MNLRPLHDRVIVKRLDQETKTASGIVIPEAAAEKPDQGEILAVGPGKRDDKGAQIALDVKVGDRVLFGKYAGQTVKVDGNELLVMREEDIMAVVQK
- a CDS encoding hydroxymethylpyrimidine/phosphomethylpyrimidine kinase; amino-acid sequence: MPSDTPPIVLTFGLSDPTGGSGLQADLMTLASMGCHGVSVLTGYTVRDSASCDEVTGLDPEVVATQARMLLEDMPIAAFKVGACTRAEVVSAIAEVVADYDDIPLILAPDFTLDDEHVLAADELREAIADLLAPQTTLLVADATTLLALAQPDGDAEAPTLDAAISHLLSQGCEYILSTETGTHRHVNTLFSEDGQLRQDTWDRGSHRIMGLTDTLGAAIAALLANGQDPAEAVREAQEYLYQAVRNAFRPGMGAYLPDRFFWARSSDDETPPTAGKGATPGEARH
- a CDS encoding FCD domain-containing protein, whose product is MAELFDERHSPISARLSRHAETSQTWAAALVEHEAIYRALEDRDPLAAQSAIRSHLKASGTRWIEGG